The Nostoc cf. commune SO-36 genomic sequence TAAATTCATACTTTAACTCTTGTTTAAAATCATTAAAATAACTATATTTCCAATCATAATCGGAAATTTAACTTATTAAATCCGTTAATCTGCTTAATATCATAAGTTCAACAAACAAACAAAATTGTTGTTTATTAATAAAGCTTTTACATGAAATTTACATAAGCAATATTCGAATAGTTTCTTTATTCTTGAAAATAAAGATAGGTTAATACAAAACAATATTATTAGCGGAAATATAAAGTTTCAGAGAACAAAGCATTAATTAATTGAAAAATATTAATTTTAGATTTAAAAAGCAAGGTTTTTATCCTGAGAGTAGTAGGCAGTGAATGACTAAAGTTGCAGCTATAAAACTCTCGTAGGCTCGAAAGTTATGATACTGGCATAAAATTTTCTGGCAAACGTCTAGCTTGAAAACTGACCCACTCTTCGGGAAGTTTCAAAGGTGTCTACGGGATTCTATTTGTGCAGACTAAAAGCCTAACTGACTGAGGTGCTGCGTTAGGAGCTACTATTCTCGCCCAGTCGCCAGTTCCTTTTCCATTGGTTCTGGTGTATGCCGTTTATGACGGCTACTTTATATTTACTTGATAATAGTCTGTTAAATCGGCACGAAAAAATAATTTTTCTTAAAATAGAGAAAGATTACCTAATTTTGGTTGTGACAATATCTACTCAAGTATTACCACTGGTTAAAGATCCAGAACGACTAGAAAACCGTCTAGCCGAAATTCCGCCGGAACCGGGGGTTTATTTCATGCGGGACAAGAGCGATCGCATTATATATATAGGTAAATCACGTAAGTTGCGATCGCGTGTCCGTTCCTATTTCCGGGATGGCTACAACAAGACTGAACGCATCGCCACGATGGTCAAGTTGGTGACAGAAATTGAATTCATTGTCACTGATACTGAAGCCGAAGCTTTAGCGCTAGAAGCCAATTTGATTAAGCAGCACCAGCCATACTTCAACGTGTTGCTCAAAGATGATAAAAAATATCCCTATCTCTGCATCACTTGGTCAGAAGATTATCCGCGAATTTTTATTACCCGTAAACGCCAATTCGGTAAAGAAAAGGATAAATTTTATGGCCCTTATACTGATGCTGGTTTGTTGCGAGAAATCGTTCGCATCTGCAAGCGTATCTTTCCCCAGCGACAACGACCTCAACCACTTTTCAAAGACCGGCCTTGCTTGAATTTTGATTTAGGGCGTTGTCCGGGTGTGTGTCAAAAGCTGACTTCACCAGAAGAATATCGCAAAATTGTCCAAAAAATAGCGATGGTATTTCAAGGGCGAACTCAGGAACTGATTGATATTTTGACTCAACAGATGAATGCAGCTGCTGAGAACTTGAATTTTGAGTCGGCGGCGCGAATTCGCGATCAAATTTCTGGGTTAAAGTCACTGACAGCCGACCAAAAAGTGTCTTTACCAGATGATACAGTCTCGCGGGATGCGATCGCACTGGCAGCCGATGAACAGCACGCCTGCATTCAACTATTTCAGATTCGCGCTGGGCAATTGGTTGGACGTTTAGCTTTTGTGGCAGATGCTCACGCGGAACCAGGAGCTATTTTACAACGAGCTTTAGAGGAACATTACCAAACTGCTGACTCGGTAGAAATACCTCTAGAAATTTTGGTACAGCATGATTTACCAGATGCGGAGATATTGGCAGATGTCTTAACTCAACGTAAAGGCAAAAAAGTCACAATTTTGACTCCTCTGCGCCAAACTAAGGCAGAATTAATTGAGATGGTAGAGCGAAATGCTCAGTATGAATTGCAAAGAATGCAGAAACTTGGCGATCGCAATCACCAAGCAATGCAAGATTTAGCCACCATCCTCGATTTACCAGATGTACCCCACCGCATCGAAGGTTATGATATTTCCCATATTCAAGGGTCAAATGCTGTAGCTTCGCAAGTCGTGTTTATCGACGGATTACCCGCCAAACAGCACTATCGCCACTACAAAATTAAAAATCCCACAGTGACAGCAGGACATTCAGATGATTTTGCCAGTCTTGCTGAAGTCATCCAGCGACGGTTTCGCAAATATGGAGAAGATCAGCAACTAACACGTTTGGGTAATCCAGATTGGCCTGATTTAATCATGATTGATGGTGGTAAAGGTCAATTATCATCGGTTATCGCCGTTTTGCAAGAGATGAATTTATTAGAAGAATTGCGAGTTGTGAGTTTAGCAAAGCAGCGAGAAGAGATTTTTTTGCCGGGAGAATCTAAACCCTTGACAACTGATGCAGAACAACCAGGGGTGCAGTTATTGCGGCGGCTGCGGGATGAAGCGCATCGGTTTGCAGTGAGTTTCCATCGTCAGCAACGTAGTGATAAATTGAAGCGATCGCGTTTAGATGAAATTCCTGGCTTAGGACATCATCGACAAAAGCAACTACTAGGACATTTTCGCTCAGTTGATTATATTCGACAAGCGACAACCACACAACTCGCTGAAGTCGCAGGAATTGGGCCGCGTTTGGCTCAAGAAATTTACGATTATTTTCATCCTGCTTGAAGTGACAGCTGCCAATACCGTTCGGTTAAAGAATTTCTTGCTTCAGGCAGTTCTTGGGCAAGTGGAGAAGAGAGCAGGGGGAGAAACAGCCTACCCTCTTCCTCCTCCCCTGCTTATCTATCCTGATTGATTCTTATACCTTTGTGAGATATTCGTGTTTGATTACTAGCATTGGAGACAACTTTGAGCAGCTTCCGGAGTTTTGAGCAAAGGAAGCCACTCTTCATAAAGTTTACTAGTTTTGATTCTTAATAAATCTTGTTAGTAAATATTAACTAAATCTTAAGATAGATATTTTGTTACTAAATATACAGTAATTTATTGATTTTAATTTTTGAATACAAGAACGGTCTTTTTTGTATTCGTCTGAAATGACTATAAAGAAGCCTATCTCAATGGATTAGTCATGGGGATCAGTAAATATCTAAGCAGCATTTAATATAAAAACAATTTATGTATCTAAAGTAGGAGGGTAAAATCACTTAAAAAGCAGGATAATACATAGAGATATCGAAAAGCTTTCAAACCTGAAATTTTGTTTAAAATAATCAGCCAATATTACAGCAATTTGTTAAGTTAGGTCGAACCAGAATTTTTCCTGGTTTAACTTGTGGCTTTACCAAATAAAAAATCATTACAACCAGGGGTTTTCAAATGCAGACAGTACAAAAGATTTACTGCCCAAATTGTGGCAGCCATGCGGAGCGCTATTATATTTCTGATAGTCAATTAACTCGAACACAATGTCCAAGTTGCGATTACTTGATGATTAGTTGTACTCGTACTGGCAAAGTCATTGAGGCTTATGCCCCTGGCATTCTTGCACACCGTTAGATAATGAAAATTAAAAATTGGAGAATGTTTTCTCTAATTTTTAATAATAAAGTTATTTATAAAAATATAATTCAAGAGTCAGGAGCCAAAATTCATTATGAATTTGAGTCATACTGGCGTATAGCTCACTCTCTGGTGGAGGCTGTCTGAAAAATTGGTTTTAAAAAACACGCTAAATCGTTCTTTGCGCGTTTCTGAAAACAAGATTTAGCGGTTTATATTACAATACGGTTCAGTTAAGGCTAAAACTCTGTTATCCAAGTCAATTTTTTAACGTAGACGCTTCTCTAGGACACGCTACGCGTAGCTTCCCGAAGGGTACGGCTTGCCGCAGGCTACCGCTAAGGCGCAGAGAAGCCAGTGCGTTGGGCGGGTTTCCCGACTTGTTCGCTCTTAGCGTTCCCGCAGGGTAGCAACTGGCGCGACGCAGAGAGAAGAAAGAGAAGGAAAAAATTGCTTAACTGAACTGTATGTTCTGGATTCTTCTTCAACAAAAATTTTGAACACTTTACAGTTTGTTCTGTTGTCTGAGTTGTTGCTGTCGTATCTGTTCTCGTAATCTGAATTCTTGCTGTTGTCTAATTTGTTGATCTTGTCTGAGTTGTTGATCTTGTATTCTCAGTTGTTGCTGTCGTGTGAATTCTTGCTGTTGTAGCCTTGTTTCTTGCTGTTGTAGTCTAAATTGTTGCTGGCGTATCAGTTCTTGCCGTTGTTGTGTAAATTCTTGCTGTTGTATTTTCTGTTGTTGTAGTTGTGGTTGTTGGAGGTTTAGCCGTAGCCATGTTTCCTTAAATTGCTGTTGTGTTTGCTGATTTCGCTCCTCTTGTTGTTGTCTCATTCTTTCTTGAAAGTACTCAGGTTGCTGAGGATTCGTCGGAATTATTTGTCCATAAGCAGGAGAATTGATCGGCAAAATTTTTGCAAGAACAACTACCAGTAGCGATACTTTAAGCGTCAATGAGCGATTCAACATACAGTTATTTGTTATAGGTTTGGTAGAGCGATCGCTTAACCTTAATATAACATTTTCTATATTGGGTAATCCTACTGAGATAAACGCGATCGCACCTCTTGCGATAGTCAGATAAGCAAATGATTCAGCAATGCTTTTGACAACTACTGAAGTTTTTTGATCAATCTTCAGTTATCTGTGAGAGAAAAGTAATTTAATTCTTACTTGCTCTCAATTGCCCACAAGCAGCATCAGCTTCTAAACCACGGGAATAACGCACACTCACAGCAGTATTTTGTTGCTTAAGGACGTTGACAAATGCTTGAATGCGATCGCGGTTGGGGCGCTTGTAGTCTACTTCTTGAATGGGGTTGTAAGGAATCAAATTCACATGACTTTGGAATCCTCGTAAGCATTTTGAAAGTTCTAATGCGTGTTCTGGTAAATCGTTGACACCAGCTAGAAGAACATACTCAAAAGTAACGCGGCGGCCAGTAATTTCTACATATTCTCGACATTCAGCCAGCAAATCTTCTAGAGGATAGGCGCGGGCGCTGGGAATGAGTTTTTCCCGTAGTGCTTGATTGGGTGCGTGGAGGCTTACAGCCAGAGTGATTTGCAAATTGTTTTGCGCGAACTGACGAATACGATCGCGAATCCCAACTGTAGAAACTGTAAGCGATCGCTGTCCTATACCGACATCTTGATTCAGGGATTTCAAAGCTGCGAGAACATTCTCAGTATTCAACAATGGTTCACCTAGCCCCATGAACACAACATTACTAACCCGTTGCTGAAAATCTTCTTGGACAGTCAACACCTGATCGATAATTTCATGCCGTGCTAGGTTGCGTTTGTAGCCTCCCTTACCAGTAGCGCAGAAATCACACGCCATTGGGCAACCCACCTGAGTAGAAACGCAAACTGTCAAACGGGCTTTTGGGCCTTCTCCCCCTTCTGCGAAGGTGGGGATACCAACAGTTTCAATAATTTGCCCGTCTGCTAATTGCAAAAGATATTTGACTGTGCCATCGGGAGCCACAGAGCGGTAGTGTAAAATTGAGCGTCCAATGGGAACTTCTGCTACTTCTTGCCGCCATTGCTTCGAGAAGACAGAAATATCAGCTAGCGATCGCACTCCCTTATCATAGATCCATTCATGCAGCTGCTTGCCTCTGTAAGCAGGTTGTCCCTGCTGCTGCACCCAAGTAGTTAACTCGGCAACGGTGGCGCCTAGTAAGGGAGGGATTAATTCTGATTTTTCTGGGTTGTATGAGTCAACCTGAGATACAAGAGGCGTAGCAGACATAAAAAATCAAGAGTTGATGTAGGATCTCTATCCTACACCTGCCAGATTAACTTAGTCTTGACTAAAGAAGACGGTAAATTACCCAAAGGTTGTGCCGTTCCAGCCCCACATTGCCCCTTTAGCGTCTGCAACCCCTATATAAATTTGATTTTTCTGCTACAAAGCCATATAACCATTCTTACAAAGGCAACTACTAAACCTAGTAGCACACTAGGTTTTATGCTAGCTGTCGCTCTAATGCTCCTTCTGCATCTTGTTTCAAGCGATATTCTTCGGAAATATGGTGCTGTGACTCTTATAGAAGGATGGTGAATTATATAAAAATCGTTAAAATTTACACATTTTCATGCTTTTAAAAATAGTTGCTTAAAGGTAATGTTGGAATCAACTCCAGTCTCAGAGCAACAGATTTTAGTTGAGTTTATTCGTAGAGGAATAACGAGTTTGGATATTTCGTCCGTTAAAATAGTTCAGGTGTACGGACGACAGACAGGTGAAGAGTTCCCGGCATGGAGCCAAGAATTTACATTAGCAGAGGAATTAACGTCTTCATCAAATTCATCGGAAATTAAACTACCAAATTCTCCTATCAAACAACAATCAACAGATAAGCTTTCAGAATATTATCAATCTACCTCTTGCAAAAAGCAATATGACCCAAAGGTGGTAATTTTATCAGCTTTAGGGAATTTTTGTAAGTGGTATATATCAGGATTTATTGGAAAATCCTATGAAGAAACTTATGTATCTTCTATATTTATCCGATCATGCCACAAAGGTTTGAGAATGTTTTTAAATATCATATTTCTTATCTTAGGATTTTTAATTTTAGGCTTAATGGTTAAACAAAACAATATTTCATATCCATCAGTTTCATCTGTTTCTTCATCTTCTGGAAGTGGATCTGAATCTTCTTCAATATCTGGAAAGGTAAACGGAAGATTATGTGCGAGAAATTTTAATAAGAGTATGGCAGGAGCGGCTGAAGCAACCTTTGATAGTAGCAATAAGACTATGAACATTATTATATCCGATAGTAGCAAGATATTAACAGAACAAGGGTTTAAGCAAATTTCTACCAATATGGCAAATAGCACTTTTTCAACTTGTGATGTTAAAACTGTAAAAATTGAGAGTAGCAGTTATTCTGGGGTTATGCAAAATCCATAACTGATATTGATATATAAAGTTTGTTGTTCCAATAGAGATTAAATTTATGGATTTGACACAACTAAAGTGGACTAAAAATGTAAATCATCAGGGTGATGATAAATATTGGGCTTACCAAAATGTTGGCCCGGTTTTAAATACTTTTCGATTAAATTGGAAAACAGAACAAGCAGAGAACGCCCGTAAACCAGAGGAAAGCGAACTCATTCTTTTAAGACAGCGTACCAAAGTGACGCATATTGTCAAACTTTTGAACAATACTTTATATAAAGAGCCTGGAGAATTTGGTATCTCCCGTCTCGTTCAAGTAGTTTGGATAGCAGATTATTGGAGTGTACCTCCAGAACAAGACATGGTGTTTGGTTATCATGTCCATCTTGATGGGGGTAAAGTGATGAAGTTGGAAACCCCTACATTCAATGAACATTGGGGAAGTCGAGGCGGATTAGTAGAATTTCAAAATCAGTTTCTACTGAGGTTTGGCAAAAATAATAATTCCTAAAAATTCCTTCAAGGTTTTTTTCGGAAGGTTTTTTAAGGTATTGCCCACAGTATAAGGGGTTTGAGCGTTTAAGCTACTCAGTAGAAGTGCCCCATGCTTCACCATTTAGAGAACTCCACAAAAAAAATGATCCAATAGCTATGTGGGTTTAGCAAAAATTTCTACAAACCATTTTCTGAGATTGGGGAGGCGGTGAATCTGTGTTTCAATTTCTGCCATAGCGGAGGTAGTAAGTTTAACTCCTGTAGAATAAACTGTTTCTACCAATGTGACCACCGGATTTTTACCCTTAAATGTGAGAGTTTGGGCGAAATTCAGTACAGTCTCAACAGTGTCAAGTAAACTACCATTCCAATGCTGTTCTAACCAGCCAAAACAACGTTCTATCGGGTTATATTTGCTATGATAAGGCGGATAATAAGCAAGTTGTAACGTCAGTTGAGATGATGTACCAAAATCTACAATCCGCTTCATAAATTGAGTGCGGCGAGAATTATTTTCAGGTCCATTATCCTGATTAATCACCAGTTTTTGAATATGAGCAAATCTGTGTTTGACAGTTTGCCACCAGCTTTCAAGCAAATCAACAATACAATCAGCGGTTAATTTGGAAGAAACAAAGAATAAAAATAACTCGTTGTATTCAGGTATAAAAATGCCGTAGGGAATCAGAGTTATCTCCGTCGGGAAGTCGTGGTCTACTGAGATGGTTGGCATTCGATTTTTACCCCCACGGTCAAATTCTCCAATCTTAACTGCTACCTTAGCATCAATGGAAATTCGCAGAGTATGAGGGTCATTGTCAGCTTCACTATTAATTTGTTCAACTTGTTCAAAAATCGCTTCTGTTTCGGGAATTTTCTTGATAGGCTTGGTTTTCAGAACTCTTTTTAAGGTATAGCCTAAATCATTCAATTTTCGTCGAATTGTTTCTGATGAAGGTAGTTCTTCCTCTGTGTAACCAAATTGTTCAATTAGTTGACGACGGACTTCGCTTGCCGTCATGCGTGTATACAAACGTATACTTTTAAAACTGGGGTCAGTTTGACTTTGTGGGTCTACTAACGATTTTATATCCCTCAACAAGTTTGATAATTTTGCTTCAGCCCGCTTGCGTCCACTACGCCTGAAACCATCAATAAAAGGCTGACCACTCTCTAACTCCTGCATCCCTTTACGGATAGTGCGCCTATTCCATCCCAACTCCCTTTCCGCCACAGTTTGTCCACCTATTCCCAAACCTTTGACTACTTCTGCCATGAATTGTCTTCGGTCACTTCCCTTGAGTTTTTTCGCTGTTTTGATGTACAGAGATTTTAGGTGCGCGGTGAGTTGAATGATAGATTTTGGATACATGAGCTAGACTGCACACTGAATTTATCTTTCTCTTATCATAGGATCAATTATTCTGTGGAGTTCTCTAAGTTATGAGATGAGCGAAACAGGCGATCGTATTCGGGATGATATAAACGCGATCGCCCTTTTGTTGTTGAGAGTGCCGGACTGATTATATAAAGTGTAGTGCGAATGAGTTTTTCTTTATGAGTACATTCCGCCATTTGATTCAGGGGAACAACCCTGATTTTTTCATCGGGCCAGCCGATGCGAAAGCAAATTGCAATGGGGGTTTCGGCTGGGTAATGTTCGAGTAGTTTAGCTTGGGCATTTTCGACATGACGCGCACTGAGATATAGACAGAGGCTAGCCTGATGTGCTGCAAGAGAGGCTAATTCTTCAGTGGTGGGGACTTCTGTACGTCCACTGATCCGGGTCAAAATGATGGTTTGGACTAAACCGGGTACAGTCAGTTCTACCTTGAGTTTGGCAGCAGCAGCTTGAAAGGCGCTGATACCTGGTATGACTTCAAAAGGAACATTTGCCTCTGCGAGGAGGTGCATTTGCTCGTGGATGGCGCTGTAGAGACTAGGATCGCCAGAATGGAGCCGGACTAGAGATTTGCGCTGCGATCGCACCCTATCGATCATAATTGGCAAAATCTCTTCTAAAGTCTGATTCGCAGTTTTAATTATCTCGGCATCTTTTCGGCAAAGTTCTAAAATTTGTTCCGGTATTAAAGAATCAGCAAATAAAATCACATCAGCAGCAGCCAGTAGTTTCTGGGCTTTCACCGTTAACAAATCAGGATCTCCAGGCCCTGCTCCCACAATATACACAGATGCTTCTAGAGGAAATAGTGTTTTTTTTTCGCTCCCATATTCTGTATATTCACTTTTAAAAGAAAACACGGCAATCCCTCAAAAAATTTTTTTGATATTTTCTCAGTATCTTTCCGGATTTACCCTCGTTCCCTAGTAGAGAGTAATGGTAGATGCACCCTGGTTAAGCCCTAGAGAATATTCTGGGGCATTTTTTATTTTTTAGTCATTGGGCATTAGTTATTCTTTCTCCCCTGCTCCCCCTACTCCTTCATCTCCCACTCTCCCCATTTTCGTTAGGAGTAGGAACTACATCGGGTAAAGGGCGTTTGAGTAAGTAAAGCCAAGCTAATCCAACTAGTCCTAATAAAATTCCTAGACTACTAACTACTTGTGCTATCCGTAACGGCCCCAGCATCAAGCTATCAGTACGAAAACCTTCAATCCACAAGCGTCCTAAGCTGTAGGCTGGCCAGTAAACTAGAAACAGTGTGCCTACCTTCAAACGTGGCTTACCGGCTAAAGACCGAAAAAACAACGTTATTAGTAGTGTAAACACCATCAAATTCCATAGAGATTCGTAGAGGAAGGTGGGATGAAAATAATCGAAACTAACATACGCTAGAGGACGATGGTCTGGTGGAATATACAGCTTCCAGGGTAAATTAGTCGGATCGCCAAAAGCTTCAGAATTAAAGAAATTACCCCAACGTCCGATCGCCTGCCCTAAAATCAGCGAAGGTGCTACTAAATCTGCCAGTTGCCAAAAAGAAACCTGCTTGATTTTGGCAAAGATTAACGCAGCCAAAACGCCACCAAGAATTGCTCCATGAATGGCAATACCTCCTTCCCAGATAGCAAATATTTTTCCTGGAGTTGGGGCATATTTTGACCACTCAAAGAAAACGTAATATAGTCGTGCGCCAGGAATTGCCCCAATCAACAACCAAAAGAACAAGTCCCCTAGCAACTCAGGATTAACATTGCGGCGCTTTGCCAATTCCTGAGAAAGGATCACGCCAATTAACACTGCTGTGGCAATCAACAAGCCATACCAACGGATAGTTAGTGGCCCTATTTTCACCAGAACAGATCCTGGAGAAGTAAATTGAAACGCCAAGGGCAAGGTGGAAAAATCCAGTGCCATGAAAAATTACCTAGAAAAGTTCGTTAACTACCCGCGCACTTTGCTAAGTACGGAGTTTTTTGTGCCTTGAATACTATAACTACACTTCAATCCTCCACAACGAATTGTGCGGACGTAGGTAAAAATCCAGTATTCATATTTAGGAGTCTAGTTCCTAAAGCCTAGTTGAGCATAACTAGTGCCACTAAAACAATTGGGTTTAGCATTCTTACCGAGAGCGCAAGATGGTAAATTTGAGTAAGTTACACAAAACAGTTTCGATATAATCACCTAAACTACTTTGATATATTTAAAATTGTGATTGCTATTTATCCTGGTAGCTTCGACCCCATTACCTTAGGACACCTTGACCTTATCGGGCGCAGTAGTCGGCTGTTTGAGCAGGTGATTGTCGCGGTACTGCGGAACCCTAATAAAATGCCACTTTTTAGTGTGGAGCAACGGTTAAATCAAATCACTCTCTCTACCCAACATCTACCTAATGTAGGAGTTGACAGCTTTGATGGTCTTACTGTCAACTATGCTCAAATGCGACAAGCACAAGTTTTGATCCGGGGCTTACGGGCTGTGTCAGATTTTGAAGTGGAACTGCAAATGGCTCACACCAATAAAACTCTTTCTACCCAAATAGAAACAGTTTTTCTTGCAACCTCAAATGAGTATAGTTTTTTAAGTAGTAGTGTGGTAAAAGAGATTGCAAGGTTTGGTGGCTCTATCGATCATCTCGTTCCCCCACACATTGCCCTAGATATATACCAATGCTACAATCAGAAATTTCCAATGTTGAACCCAATCTCAACGGAAGCAATCCCCCCCCTCAAGAATATCTCAGTGGAGAGGGAAGCATAGATATTCAGCAGGAACTCAACCGCCTAGAGGAAATGGTTCTCTCTAGTCTCAGGATTCCTCTCACGGGACGCACGCTCATAGATGAAGAAAAGCTGCTGGATCAGCTTGATTACATCCGGCTAGCTTTACCATCACTTTTTCAAGAAGCAGCAGTGATTCTGGAACAAAAGGATGAAATTCTACTAGAAGCGGAAGAGTATGGACAGCAGGTTGTTGAGGCCGCGCAAGCAAAAAGAGCGCAAATTTTAGCTGAAAGCGATATTATTCAACACGCAGAACAAGAAGCTGAACAACTGCGGCGACAAGTGCAACAAGAGTGTGAGGTAATAATGCAAGAAACCCTCGCCGAGATTGACCGCAAGCGGTATGCTTGTCAGCAAGAGTTAGAGCTTATGAGGCAAACTGCGATCGCTCACGCTCAAGAAATTGAAGATGGTGCTGATGCTTATGCCGATGGCGTTTTGGGAAATATCGAGCAGGATCTCAAAGAGATGTTGCGAATTATCACCAACGGACGGCAACAACTGCAAATTGATAACCTCACACAGCGTAATTCACCTCCTGGTAAAAAAAGATAGAGGTTCCAACCAGAGATGAGGAAAAATTATCGGTTGGGTTTCGCTATTGCTTAACCCAACAATTTCAATTAACGAAGACTTTTTGAGATTAAATATAGCTGGTTAAATTGGAATTAATTATTGAGAGCGATCGCCCCATCTACCTACAGTAATTTCTTTTTATATATAAATATTAATAATCCTTAATAGTATTCACTATTAAGGATTGTTGAGAGGAGCAAAAAACTGCTCACGAACCTGATTGTTCCTTAAAAATCATCGAGAAACTGACTAAGGCGACTGATTACGGGGTCAACCTCTTGAGGAGGGCTAGCAACAGTATAAGAAGTATTATTTACTACTTCTAATTGAGTTGGAGACGGAATGAAAGATCGATCATTGACTATGAGCGCCAGTTGTGCAACTTGTTGAGAAAGTTGCAGTAGATGATGTTCCATCGCCTCCAAACGATTAGATCCCTTGGCCAAAAAACGTTCCTCAAGTCCAGCCACTTGACGTTGCAGTTCACCGATTTGCTGTTCAATCGGTGTTGTTGCTGCTGTTTGTGGAGCAGGTTGTACAGGTTCCGGTACACATAAAGATTGCCATAAGGCTTCTTTACA encodes the following:
- a CDS encoding ISAzo13 family transposase, with protein sequence MQLTAHLKSLYIKTAKKLKGSDRRQFMAEVVKGLGIGGQTVAERELGWNRRTIRKGMQELESGQPFIDGFRRSGRKRAEAKLSNLLRDIKSLVDPQSQTDPSFKSIRLYTRMTASEVRRQLIEQFGYTEEELPSSETIRRKLNDLGYTLKRVLKTKPIKKIPETEAIFEQVEQINSEADNDPHTLRISIDAKVAVKIGEFDRGGKNRMPTISVDHDFPTEITLIPYGIFIPEYNELFLFFVSSKLTADCIVDLLESWWQTVKHRFAHIQKLVINQDNGPENNSRRTQFMKRIVDFGTSSQLTLQLAYYPPYHSKYNPIERCFGWLEQHWNGSLLDTVETVLNFAQTLTFKGKNPVVTLVETVYSTGVKLTTSAMAEIETQIHRLPNLRKWFVEIFAKPT
- the rlmN gene encoding 23S rRNA (adenine(2503)-C(2))-methyltransferase RlmN yields the protein MSATPLVSQVDSYNPEKSELIPPLLGATVAELTTWVQQQGQPAYRGKQLHEWIYDKGVRSLADISVFSKQWRQEVAEVPIGRSILHYRSVAPDGTVKYLLQLADGQIIETVGIPTFAEGGEGPKARLTVCVSTQVGCPMACDFCATGKGGYKRNLARHEIIDQVLTVQEDFQQRVSNVVFMGLGEPLLNTENVLAALKSLNQDVGIGQRSLTVSTVGIRDRIRQFAQNNLQITLAVSLHAPNQALREKLIPSARAYPLEDLLAECREYVEITGRRVTFEYVLLAGVNDLPEHALELSKCLRGFQSHVNLIPYNPIQEVDYKRPNRDRIQAFVNVLKQQNTAVSVRYSRGLEADAACGQLRASKN
- the uvrC gene encoding excinuclease ABC subunit UvrC, giving the protein MTISTQVLPLVKDPERLENRLAEIPPEPGVYFMRDKSDRIIYIGKSRKLRSRVRSYFRDGYNKTERIATMVKLVTEIEFIVTDTEAEALALEANLIKQHQPYFNVLLKDDKKYPYLCITWSEDYPRIFITRKRQFGKEKDKFYGPYTDAGLLREIVRICKRIFPQRQRPQPLFKDRPCLNFDLGRCPGVCQKLTSPEEYRKIVQKIAMVFQGRTQELIDILTQQMNAAAENLNFESAARIRDQISGLKSLTADQKVSLPDDTVSRDAIALAADEQHACIQLFQIRAGQLVGRLAFVADAHAEPGAILQRALEEHYQTADSVEIPLEILVQHDLPDAEILADVLTQRKGKKVTILTPLRQTKAELIEMVERNAQYELQRMQKLGDRNHQAMQDLATILDLPDVPHRIEGYDISHIQGSNAVASQVVFIDGLPAKQHYRHYKIKNPTVTAGHSDDFASLAEVIQRRFRKYGEDQQLTRLGNPDWPDLIMIDGGKGQLSSVIAVLQEMNLLEELRVVSLAKQREEIFLPGESKPLTTDAEQPGVQLLRRLRDEAHRFAVSFHRQQRSDKLKRSRLDEIPGLGHHRQKQLLGHFRSVDYIRQATTTQLAEVAGIGPRLAQEIYDYFHPA
- the coaD gene encoding pantetheine-phosphate adenylyltransferase, coding for MIAIYPGSFDPITLGHLDLIGRSSRLFEQVIVAVLRNPNKMPLFSVEQRLNQITLSTQHLPNVGVDSFDGLTVNYAQMRQAQVLIRGLRAVSDFEVELQMAHTNKTLSTQIETVFLATSNEYSFLSSSVVKEIARFGGSIDHLVPPHIALDIYQCYNQKFPMLNPISTEAIPPLKNISVEREA
- the cobM gene encoding precorrin-4 C(11)-methyltransferase, with the protein product MFSFKSEYTEYGSEKKTLFPLEASVYIVGAGPGDPDLLTVKAQKLLAAADVILFADSLIPEQILELCRKDAEIIKTANQTLEEILPIMIDRVRSQRKSLVRLHSGDPSLYSAIHEQMHLLAEANVPFEVIPGISAFQAAAAKLKVELTVPGLVQTIILTRISGRTEVPTTEELASLAAHQASLCLYLSARHVENAQAKLLEHYPAETPIAICFRIGWPDEKIRVVPLNQMAECTHKEKLIRTTLYIISPALSTTKGRSRLYHPEYDRLFRSSHNLENSTE
- the lgt gene encoding prolipoprotein diacylglyceryl transferase, with protein sequence MALDFSTLPLAFQFTSPGSVLVKIGPLTIRWYGLLIATAVLIGVILSQELAKRRNVNPELLGDLFFWLLIGAIPGARLYYVFFEWSKYAPTPGKIFAIWEGGIAIHGAILGGVLAALIFAKIKQVSFWQLADLVAPSLILGQAIGRWGNFFNSEAFGDPTNLPWKLYIPPDHRPLAYVSFDYFHPTFLYESLWNLMVFTLLITLFFRSLAGKPRLKVGTLFLVYWPAYSLGRLWIEGFRTDSLMLGPLRIAQVVSSLGILLGLVGLAWLYLLKRPLPDVVPTPNENGESGR
- a CDS encoding plasmid segregation centromere-binding protein ParR, whose protein sequence is MFQWSKKVVKSVTFNPELADESLLAQVESYLDKQPDKTFSDLCKEALWQSLCVPEPVQPAPQTAATTPIEQQIGELQRQVAGLEERFLAKGSNRLEAMEHHLLQLSQQVAQLALIVNDRSFIPSPTQLEVVNNTSYTVASPPQEVDPVISRLSQFLDDF
- a CDS encoding DivIVA domain-containing protein; this encodes MLQSEISNVEPNLNGSNPPPQEYLSGEGSIDIQQELNRLEEMVLSSLRIPLTGRTLIDEEKLLDQLDYIRLALPSLFQEAAVILEQKDEILLEAEEYGQQVVEAAQAKRAQILAESDIIQHAEQEAEQLRRQVQQECEVIMQETLAEIDRKRYACQQELELMRQTAIAHAQEIEDGADAYADGVLGNIEQDLKEMLRIITNGRQQLQIDNLTQRNSPPGKKR
- a CDS encoding replication restart DNA helicase PriA encodes the protein MQTVQKIYCPNCGSHAERYYISDSQLTRTQCPSCDYLMISCTRTGKVIEAYAPGILAHR